One Helianthus annuus cultivar XRQ/B chromosome 12, HanXRQr2.0-SUNRISE, whole genome shotgun sequence genomic region harbors:
- the LOC110893162 gene encoding leucine-rich repeat extensin-like protein 5 produces MHFNPLGPEDHFSGDHAMDMDDDPDPEMPPSGTPTHPIEISDRSSFHGSPYRGPDNYEAVTPPPSPEQQPPPEPPRQTRSNALMSVRGGFRFSTPQHSSGSHYLPLYEDPHMGGPSNPVSEVNSTPVTPPSPPHMGYDNPIPSNAGAAAYNPFEQPAHTGYNYAEVDPYLVAANYNALHPEGPCGAPYQTGYPAYGYQYPPPPHPLQQ; encoded by the exons ATGCAttttaacccattgggaccagAAGATCACTTCTCTGGTGACCACGCTATGGATATGGATGATGACCCCGATCCGGAGATGCCACCGAGTGGGACGCCGACACATCCCATTGAAATTTCAGACAGGTCGTCTTTTCACGGTTCGCCATACCGAGGTCCAGACAACTACGAA GCGGTCACTCCGCCACCGTCGCCagagcagcagccgcctccggagccaccaagGCAGACTAGATCAAACGCACTGATGTCTGTGCGAGGGGGATTCCGTTTCAGCACCCCTCAACACTCAAGTGGCAGTCACTACCTGCCACTATATGAAGACCCGCATATGGGAGGGCCTTCAAACCCTGTTTCCGAGGTGAACTCCACACCAGttacaccaccatcaccaccacatatgggttatgataacccgattcCTTCAAACGCCGgtgcagcggcgtataacccttttgagcagccagcCCATACTGGCTACAACTACGCCGAAGTTGACCCATACCTTGTAGCGGCAAACTACAATGCTCTTCATCCTGAGGGGCCCTGTGGAGCTCCATATCAGACTGGATACCCAGCTTATGGGTACCAATACCCACCACCTCCTCACCCTCTGCAGCAGTAG
- the LOC110893161 gene encoding uncharacterized protein LOC110893161: protein MSRLVPYLVTPEPKRIAHFIRGLAPEIKASVKASRPTTFRSVADLSLSLTLDAVRQRSLRNSDEGKRKLENENSHHSDKKHKGNSDHKKSSEFKKYDQHSGEKPKCKICKKRHLGECRYESKSQSQPRVCGICKSSEHKTLDCKKIKDATCYNCNEKGYIKSDCPKYAKKPEDGKKTNAQVFQMNAQEAIQNDNVITDKSLLMISFVNC, encoded by the exons atgtctcgattggttccttacttggtgaccccggaaccAAAGCGTATAGCCCATTTTATTAGGGGTTTAGCCCCGGAGATCAAAGCTAGTGTGAAAGCATCTCGACCTACTACCTTTAGGTCTGTAGCTGATTTGTCATTATCTCTTACCCTTgatgcggtcaggcagagatcgcttagGAATTCTGATGAAGGAAAGAGGAAGCTTGAGAATGAAAACTCACACCATTCAGACAAGAAACATAAAGGGAATTCTGACCACAAGAAGAGTTCAGAGTTCAAGAAATATGATCAACATTCGGGtgagaagcccaaatgcaaaatCTGTAAGAAGCGCCATCTGGGAGAATGCAGGTATGAGTCGAAATCCCAATCACAACCTAGGGTTTGTGGAATTTGTAAGTCTAGCGAGCATAAGACATTGGATTGTaagaagataaaggatgcaacttgttacaactgtaacgagaaGGGGTATATCAAGTCTgactgcccaaagtatgccaagaaaccTGAAGACGGCAAAAAGACCAATGCCcaggtctttcagatgaatgctCAAGAAGCAATCCAGAATGATaacgtgataacag ataaATCGTTgttgatgataagttttgtaaattgttaa